In the Orcinus orca chromosome 19, mOrcOrc1.1, whole genome shotgun sequence genome, AGGAACCCCAAGGCGAGAGTGTGTCTGGCTCCCGTCACACTGGGCCCACGCTCCCCCattgccctctgctcctctgtgCCCCGGCTTTATCTCCCCTTCTCGAAAGACTGGCCTGCTCTCCTCCTCAGTCCACATGGTGCAGGAAGGTGGCTccccacagctcccagggccaCATGGagagtctgtctgtctgtctttcagtttctttaattcTCTGGTTCCAGGCAAAGAATCTCTGATTGGTCAGGTGCTAAGAGGCCTGGGGTCCAATAAAAATGACTCAGTCGTGCAGCAGGTGAGGGTGTCAACACCAGCTGTGAGGAGGACAGACACATTAAAGGACGTTGACCACAATCTTAGAACAAGCGTTCCCATTCTAGGCGAGAGGGGACTGACAGCAGCTTCCAAGCCCCCCTTGTTCTGCGATTTGCTTTCTGTCACTTGCTACCTTGGGGCCCTGGAAAGGAGGGACTCAGCAGAGCGGGAGGACAGCAGGGATGTAGGCCTGGAGAAGTCTGCTCTGCCCCGCTTCAGCGCCTTCCCCTGCCCTCCACACTCACGTTGCTCTTTTCAGCTGGCTGAGCTGATCCACACCCCACCCTGTCTGATGACCCTCATCTCAGCTAAAGAAGAGCCGAAGCAGGAAGCCCCAAAAGAAGAGAAGGCACATCCTCCCTGGGCCCCACCTCTTCAGCACAACTTTCTGAAAAACTGGCAGCGCCACATAGCCCTTCGGAAGAAGCAGCAGGAAACCCTCAGTGGTGAGCAGAGCGGACAGGGCTCCTGCCTGGCCTCACATGGCATCAAGGCTCCGCCGCtgtgttttttctcttcccttcaccTCCAGAACCCGGATTCAGGCTGGTCACGTTTGTGCTGAGTACTCCCAAGCGCTTCTTGCTCTTAGTGGGTCGTGAAATCAGCCCAGTGACTGGAGCCGATCAGTGCAGAGAGCTCGGGCCCCTGTTTGTTCTGATTTGGTGGCGGGACTGCATTCTTGGCTCTCTTGCTAGAACGGCTGAAGAAGCCAGTCGGCGAGCTGCTGATGCACATGGGGGAGACCTACAGGAAGATCCAGGAAGAACGGGAGCTCCTTGACCGAACACTGCCAACACGGCCTGATGGGAAGGTAAGGACAGCGTTCCCAGGTACCCTGTGGGAGGGGTCTGGACAGCTGGGGACAAAAAAAATCTATCCAGTGCAAAGCACTGTTAGGCCCTCAAGGTCTTTACTAAATTCTATTATTGGTCCTATTACTGATCGTTCAGGGACTGGCCAGGTAAGCAATTCGGCCCGTGGTGGTCACTGTTAGTCAGTTTGAGGAGAAAGATACCACTGGCACTAAGTTATGAGAATAGTCTTCGTCTTAGTGTTGTCTCCTAAAAGCTGAGGCTCTGCCTTTCAGTCGCCCCAGGGTGCCATGTTGTGTTCTGGTATGTCAGTACCTGGAACAACCCTCCCTGGCTGGAGCCAGCTAAACGTACAACAGGGCAGCCTGAAAATAAGAAAGTGGGTGCTTCTCTCCTGCTCTCAGGCAGGGCAGTGCGAATCCCCCAGAGGGAGCATCTGTAGTCTGTAGAGCTCTTGTCTTCCCAGGCTCCCCACCAGCCTCTCTCCAAGGTGCTCAGGTGGTCTGACTCATCTGTCCTCCATCACCAGTGCTGTGAATTGACCAGTGGGTTCTGGAGTCAACCGGAATACCTGGGAGATGAAATGATGGGCCTGGTAATGACGAAGACAAAAACTCAGCGTGGCCTCGTGGAACCAATCACTCACGTCAGGAAGCCCCGCTCCATCCAGGTGGAGATGGGTGAGGAGCGGGCTGTAAATGTGACTGGCTGGGGGGAAAGATCAGGGCTCTGGTGCGGAGGTTCAGTCCTCTCTTCAGTAAGACCGCGGTAGCAGTGGTGGGAGGAGCAGGCAGAAGCCTGGGCTCTAGGGCGGTGCTGTCCTTACTGCAGCTGAGCCACCGTGGCTGCTGAGCGAATGTGGCCggtctgaactgagatgtgctgtaagtgtaagcGTTGCACTGGGTTTCGAAGATCAGTtcgaaaaaatagattttttttttttttttttgcggtacgcgggcctctcactgttgtggcctctcccgttgtggagcacaggctccggacgcgcaggctcagcggccatggctcacgggcccagccgctccgcggcatgtgggatcttcccggaccggggcacgaacccgtgtcccctgcatcggcaggcggactctcaaccactgcgccaccagggaagccccgaaaaaatagattttattaataatttttgtattgATTACGTGttgaaataagatttttaatatattgggttaaactgtattattaaaattaattccatctgtgttttttttaatcgTTTTAAACGTGGcatctggaaaattttaaattacatatacatGGCTTGCATTTGTGGTTTGCATCGTATTTCTAATGGGCAGCACTGCTTTAAAGGCTgccagactgtctgggttcagatcccagctgtGTTGAGTTTGTGAACACCAgcgagttatttaacctctctggtcctcagtttccctatctgtaaaatactCATGGGGTTGTGAGAGGGTTAAATGAGACGTGCTGTGTATTAAGAGGTTCTGGCCCATTGTTAAACACTCAATAAAAGGTAGCTGCTGTTGTTACTTTTATTATAATCCAAAGATTTGACGGTTTGGAAGCTAATTTTGCAGGAGTCCTGTGCAGGCCTGCTGAGGCAGTAGGTGTGGGACCAGAAGGAGGGGAGCCCAGCTCACAGAGAAGCTGTTTTCAGCTCTTTCAGAAACGGTGCTGGGATGGGCGCTCTCAGAGCCCTTGAAAGTGGTTGGGGAAGGGGGCGTGGCAGCAGCCTGTGCTGAGGGCCCTTGGACCCTGCTCTAGGATTGCCAGCCCAGAAGGATGCTTGGTACCGCTACACCTGGGATCGGAGTCTGTTTCTGATCTACCGACGCAAGGAACTACAGAGCATCATGGCGGAGCTGGATTTTAGCCAGCAGGTTGGTAGTCTGTGCCTAGTCTGAAGCCCCTCAGGGTGGTGCCTGTCTTCAGTCAGCTAACCTTTCCTTGCTCTGTCTCTCTGAGGATATTGATGGCCTGGAGGTGGTGGGCAAAGGGCGGCCTTTCTCCACTGTTACCGTGGAAGACTATTCAGTGTTTGAAAGGAGCCAGGAAAGCTCCTCTGAAGACACAGTGCACTTGTGAGTTGGGGCTGGGCCCTAGGGAGAGCGGTTGGAGAGTGTGGCTTCCCCAGCACCTTCAAGTATTGTAGGGCAAGCTTCCCTCCCTGAAGTCAGGGTGCCCCCATTCCAGCCTCTCGCTAGTGGCTGTCACCCCCTCCTCTAGCCCATTCGAAGGAACACCTGTGCTCGCTTTACTATTGCCATCTGTTCTCTTCCAGCAACCAACTCCTAGTGGAGATTTCCTAGACATTCCTTTGCTCATAAATGGGGCCCCTCCAGACTCTCCCAGTGCTGAGCGGCTCTGCATGAAGAGTCTCTTTATGTCCAAGAACCTCCCACTACAGGAACGGAGCAGGATGGAGCCGATGATGCTCCACTGGAGGGCAGAGCCGGGCACATCTCCAGCTTTTCTGGCAACCATTTCTGTGGGCTCCACGCGGCAAGACTGTGGCAGACTCAGGGAGAATAAGTCATTGCTTTTTCTTACAGAGACTTATTGGCCAATTACCCTGATGTGGTCCCTATGCCTATTCTTGGCCCTTCTCTGCTGTTCTGTGGGCAGCCAGCTTGCTGGATCCGAGGCAGCAACCCAGAGGACAAGGTAAAACGGCCTTCACCCTCACCCACCTGCTGGAAGGGCCTCCCTCATGGGGCAGTCCCAGGGTGACTGCGGCAGTCACAAGGAGCCTGCACGGTCTCCTGTTTGAGTTTTTATCGGGTCATGCTTTCAGTATGTGTCTGAAAATGGTAACAGCAATGCTAACTTGAGCCAGAATAAAGTCACAAGGCTAGAAAGAGAGTGTCCCAAGGCTGGAAAGAGAGTGTCACAAGCCGCCCAGTTTGTACCTAGTCCCGAACATGTAAATAAGCAAACCTCAAACAGGTATGGCTTTAAGAAGGTTCTAAAATAGTCTTCAGACGCTAAGGAACAGAAGTGTTTGTAAACATCTGTTTCATCTCCTCTCCTTACTGCTGATGGCAGGGACAGCCACTCTTGGGGTATGATACCTAGCTGTTTGAGAGCGGCCAGGCCCAGGAGACTTCCAGTGCCAAACCCGGAAGAGTCCCGGCAAACCAGGCTGAGTTGGTCACCCTAGGCCAGGACCTCCCACAGAGGCATCTCTCAtgcctcttctctccccagagGCACGTTGGAATTGCTGTCCGCTTGACCTTTGAAACTCTAGAAGGCGAGAAAGCATCTTCAGAACTGACGGTGGTCAATAATGGCACAGTGGCCATTTGGTATGACTGGCGGAGGAGGTCCCAGCTGGACTCTTTCCAAGACCTGAAGAGGAATAGGATGCAGCGGTTTTACTTCAACAATCGGGAAGGTACCAGGGAGAAGCCGCCCCGCTCACCCCTCCTGCAGCCAAAGTCTAGCTGATGCCCAGCTCTTGCAAGTGTGAGCCCCTCTTCCCGCCTGTCCCTCCCATCCTGTGAAGTGTGTTGTCGCCTGACTGTTCCTGTCAGCTGGGGGAACGGTGGAACACTTGAGAACACAGGGGAGTGAGCCACCTGTGGGAGGCAGaacacggggcgggggggggcggaaGCATTCTAGATGTTCAGTTACCCATATGCACAGGCCTGAGGCTGGGACGACCACCTGTCCCTCTTGCCTGGGACATTCCCGGTTTTCGCAATGAAAGTCCCACATCCCAAGAAAGCCCTCAGTCCTACGCAAGctgggacagttggtcaccctaaCCAGGGCTTAGTTAACTTTATACATGCAGGCTTGGGGCTCAGTGCTCCTACTCGGTGAAAAcctctttctctgtccctctcaGGTGTGATTCTGCCTGGAGAAACTAGAAAGTTTCCCTTCTTCTTTAAGTCTTTGAATGCTGGGATCTTCAGGGAGTGTTGGGAGTTTGGAACCCACCCCACCCTGTTAGGAGGTGCTCTCCTGCAGGTCAATCTCCATGCAGTCTCCCTGACCCAGGACATCTTTAGGGATGAGAGGAAGTTATTGGAGGTAAGGGACCCGGGATCTTGGCCCCTGTGGACACTAGGTAGGTTAACCTACCTAGTGTTCTTCCTGGCACTGCCTGCAGGGATCTTGTTTCTCCCACAGCCCAAGAGGtgaatttttcaaaaacacaCTCTTGCTCAAAACACACTCCTCGGGGCTTTGTGATATAAAAGATGGGTGGGCAGGCAAGAGAAAGGGCAGCTTTGAGCTTCACCACGCTTGGCCCTACTGCATTAGAAAGAAATGAGACTGGGCCTTAAGATGCAGGCTGCATGCAAGTACTTATCTGAGTACAAACACAACGCATGGCCCTCTGCGCTGGTACTGTATCTGTTCATTGTCGTCTGGTACTATccagtggaattgcatttaactgGCATGActtcaaaaccaggcaaaaccAGAGAGAACAATTTAACTAGTGGGGCCGGCACCCAGGAGTACGAACACAACGGGAACTGGGAGTCTGCCGGCCCCAGTCCATCTCATGGCCTGGCCATCTGGTGCTGTGCTTTGTGGGATTCTGGAGAAAGCTATGCTTTTTTATTCATCGTGGCCCCCCGACACAAGCCAGCTACTTCGGCTGGGGCTCAGCCCTTGGTGAACAAAGgtgattttgacaaatgtaatgTCTGCTTTACTTGCTGACTACAGGACCAGCCTTTCTCACAAGATGCCCCTCTACTATTTCTGTGACACTGACCATGTGGCCAAGCCACGTTCTCAACAGGGCCCAAACCATGCGGCCCCAAGGATGTCACGTGCGTTTTGAAAGCCTGAGGTGCCGCTTATACCACCTTCCCTTCCTCAGAACAAGCTGGCTTCCCACGAAGCAGTCACCGTCGTGGAGAGCATGCTGCAGGAGCTGCTGAGGGGAATCCTGACCCCGGAACGTGCACAGTCACCTGTGGACGCCTATCTCACCGAGGAGGACTTGTTCCACCATAGGAATCCTCGGGTACAGGCCCAGCGCTGGCCCCTGCCCCTCGTGCGTGCCCTGGGAGAAAGTAATAGCAAACCCTTTGATGTGCCAGGACCTGTTCTTAGCATCTCCCATGAATAACTCAGTTTCTCCACAGCAGTCCTGTGAGATgggtactatttttttcttttttttaaagacaccaaTTTACTTgaacatttgttacttttttttttttaatttatttttggccgtgttgggtctttgtttctgtgcgagggctttctctagttgtggcgagcgggggccactcttcatcgtggtgcgcgggcctctcactatcgcggcctctcctgttgtggagcacaggctccagacgcgcaggctcagtagttgtggctcacgggcccagttgctccgcggtatgtgggatcctcccagaccagggctcgaacctgtgtcccctgcattagcaggcagattctcaaccactgcgccaccagggaagcccaatgggtACTAtttatatcctcattttatatgggagaaactgaggtccagggagcttaagtaatttgcccaagataaCTTAGCTAGTGTAAGTGGATGCTTGGtgataacagagcttcaaaaacgTCTTAATTCAAACTCAATCTTCCTTGGAAGCCCAAATGTATAAAAACCTTTAAGTTGGAGATGCTTAGGTTGAAAGGGAAGTGGGGAGCCCCTCTGGGCCCAGCAGTTCCTGCCAGCCTCCTCCATCGGCGCTCTCGAGGGAACGGGAAGCTGGAGCAGGCTGGCTCGGGCTCTGGGTCCCCCATGTTGCAGCCTCTCCATCACGTGTCTTCTCTTGCCTCTGCTGCAGCTGCATTACCAGCACCAAGTGGTGCAAAACCTGCACAGACTGTGGTGCCGGTACACCGTCCTGCCCCCCAAGGCTGAGGAGGCCGGGCCGGGCGAGGAAGAGCACCTcagccccagggcccagcctgctGTGGCCCCGTCAGCCTATGGGGAGGCGGCCTCGATGAAGTTCGGGTCTTCTGTGCACCTTAAGAGCCCAGCGTTGGACCCCCAACCACCCCGGCAGGAGAGTGAGGCCCTCAGGGACTCCCGACATCCTGTTGGGTCCCAGAAGACTGGTCTGGGTTCTCAGCAGAAGAGCATCATGGAGGTGGAGGGGAGCCCAGACCTGCAGAGTGTCCGGAGCTCCCAGGAGCTGGACGGccttcccccaccagagtggaacCTCTGCCTGGAGGACTTCAGAAAGgtgcctccccagccctggggggTTGGTGGAGAAGGGCCCAGGCATAGCCAGGTGCCGGTGCTTCTGGCCTGAGCTGCCTCAGCTCAGGGGCAGCCTTCTAAGGGCCTTAACCAACCTTCTAAGGGCCCAGAGAAAGCAATCTCTTGGTCATCTCTCTTTATCTCGGGTGCCTAGGCCACTGTGGTGCAGGAGGGACTCCTTCTCTGACCCTGGCAAACCTTGGAAAGGGGTTCATGGGTACAGATTTCTGAGGGAGGGCCCAGGCTCCCACAGAAGGCACCCAGACAGACTCTCCATGGCTGCATCCCCTCCTGGCCACCTGCCCTTACCACACCACACCTGTTAGTAGAGGACACAGGAGCCCCTGGTGTCCTGGGCAGAACGGTTGCCCATGGTACCTCTGACCGGCCAGGTAGTGGTGGCACTCCCTGAGGAGAACCAGAGAGAAGATGCCCTAATCAGGCTCAACAAAGCGGCCCTGGAGCTGTGCCAGGAACCGCGGCCGTTGCAGTCCGACCTCCTGTACCAGATGTGGTAGGTACCGCCACCAGGAGGGCTGCTCCCATCCCTTCCCCTTTGCTGCGTGTGGCCAGGGGTTCTGGGCAAGCAGTCCCAGGACTCAAGGGGGCTGAGCTCTCTTTGAGATCGGGTTGCTGAAAGATGCTGCACACACTCCACGGTCTGGCAGCTGCTGCAGCAGCCCCTACAGCTGCTCTCCCTCTTCCAGCTGCCCTCTGGGGAGGAGTCACAGCAGAGTAAGCACCTAGACCTTTCCCCCCCTTCTTCCCTTGTTCCTTCTCAATGAGCAGACGAatgctccttgagagcagaggcGACAGCAGAGGGCAGTGAGAAGCGGACCTATTCCATGAAAAGCCTCACTTGATCGCCAGCCTTCCCATCGCCTGTTTGCAACTTGCTTGGATAGGCCTGGGGGGCTTTTGCAAGGCCCTCAGAACACATCCCCAGGGGCCTTGTCCTGGAAGTCTTTTGCGAGTCTAGCCCCTCCAGTGGGACTGGATCCAGTTCTAGCCATGGTTTCAAGATGGAGTTCGTTCAAGACTGATCTAACCTTATCCTTGGGCCACTTTTTCTTGGCTGCCACCCGAGGGAAGCCAGATCGCCATCCCAGCACTTGCATGGGTGCCAGTGAGGGTGCTGGCTGGACAGAGGCATGGTGCTTCGGTGGCAGTTCCTGGCACCAGTGCCTTGGAAGGGAAGGACCAAGCCTCTACGGGTTCAAGGGCGAATGAGGGACGATGGCTTTTCTCCAATATATCTTGCTCTCTAGTTTGCAGCTGTGGCGAGATGTGATTGACAGCCTGGTGAGCCATTCCCTGTGGCTGAGGGCTCTGCTGGGCCTGCCTGAGAAGGAGACCATCTACTTGCACATGCCAGAAGCGCAAGGTCAGACACTGTGCAGCCACACCTCCGCGTAGTCTTTCCCATCCCTCTGCCCGGGCGGCGGTGGTGCCTCAGCCATTTGTACGCTTCCGGTGGAACCTCCGTTAGGTTGGTCCATGGGGTAGGCCTCCTGCTACCTTTTTATCAGCTGCCAGAATTTGGGACCTAGAAACAACCCTAACGATCACCTTAGTTCAGTCCCCACGTTTTACAGGTGGAGTCCCAGAAAGGCAAGATGACTTGCCATCCCGTACGTGGGGAAAGGGTGGAGCTGGGACCGGCGCCTGGGCCTCTCACCCCTGGCCTACAGTCCTGTTCCACAAGGTCATGCTCCTGAACCAGGGCCTTGCTCCCAGTCTGTGGGGATTCTCTCAAACAGCTAGAGCACTGCTGGCCCAGGGCCCGTTGCTCTCCCATTTCCTGCCTGTGGGGGCAGCTAGGCCACAGGCCATTTGACTTCCGTTCACCTTCCTCAGATCGAAAGTCACCTCCTGTCACAGAAGTGAAGGTGACTTCCGGGAGAGTGGGGAAGGAGGACCGGAAAGGGCCATCTCAAGAAAAGAAGCAGTTGGGAATCAAAGACAAAGATGATAAAAAAGGAGCCAAGCTGCCACCTGGGAAAGAGGCAGGTAGCACGTCGTCTGGGCCTGGGGGCGCGGGCTGGGGAAGGGATATGAGGGGCTGCGGAAGGTGGGCAGTCACGCCAGCGTGATGCCCCTGCTCCCCACTAAGCTGCTCTTGAGAAAGTCCTGGACCTCCCCCAGGAGCTACTGAAGGCCGGGCATGTCTCTGTCTCTCCAAGCAGGACCATTTAAACAGCAAGAAGCACAAAGCAAAGGATGACAAGAAACCGATGAAATCTACAAGTCGGGACAGGCTTCCCTTGGAAGACCCTGCCCCTGACATCATCATCCCGGCTCAGGAACCCATAGATCCCCTGGTCATGGAGAAATACACCCAGAGGCTGCATACTGAGGTGAGGGCAAGAGCCTGGCACTCAGCCCTCCCCTCACTCACACCTGCCCTGCATACCTTCCTCCACTCCCTGGCTCCCTCATTCATTCTGTTTATCCCACAAACAGTAAGGGCCTACTGCATTGTGATGGAAGCAGAGCTGCCCTTGTGAAGGGCATCCTAGTGTTCAAGACAGACCTCATGAATAAGTAACACCTCTGGTATGTTAGGTGATGAGCACtatgggaaaaagagagagaccagggctgggggatggggaagcCCCGGGTGGGGGTAGGTGGGCCTCATTGGAAGGTGACATCAAACAAAGACTTGAAGGGAAGGGAAGTGTGGCCATGTTGGCATCTAGGAAGAGTGCTGTGAGCAGAAGAGGGAGTGAGCCAGGAGGACAGAAGGGCAGAGGGTCCACCAAGAGGGAGCGGGTCATGTGGGGCTCTGTAGGCCACTGTGAGGACACGGTGTTTTGAACTGAGGAGTGATGTGGTCCGACTCATGCTTTAGAAGATCATTCCGGCTGCCATTTTGAAATCGATTCTAGGGGGGACAGAGCAGAAGCCTTTTCCTTTCTGCTGCTCCCACTTCTTCTCTGTGTTAGGTGCATCTGGCAGATGTGTTCCTTGGGTGACCACCATGTAGAGTGCATTTCCAGCAAGTGTAAGGGTTTTGAAACGCTGGAGAGACTTTATAAAACGTGTTCTTAAGCAGGAGGTCCTTAGGGATTCACCTATGTGTTGTGTTCTGTTCTTTGTCATTGTTGTTGGTTTGGGAGGGGAGCTCCACAAAGCCATGTTTGATATATCAAGGAGTCTAATGGCAATGCTTTGTCTTCCTCTGGTGTGGACAGCTGGGTAGCCGAGATTGTATTGTGCATTGCGCTAACGCTCAGATCACATTTAATCAGCAGCTCCATTTGCTGTTGGTGACATCACTGAGATGTGTGGATTTCCATGGGGTCTAGAAAGTAATCATAGGGCGCTGTGGACCCATGGGGTAGTCTCTTGCTTGGCTTTTTGAAATTAAGAATCAACTTGCTGAGGCTTGTGTGGTCCAGCTCCACCACAGGGTACAGTCTTGGAGACATTTCAGTACGTGGATCTGTGATCTTACTGGAAGGAAAGTTGGTCTCCAGGAGGCCAGGGTAGAACTGGGTCACCTCAAGGGACTAAATGGGCACTGCTCCCTGGGCCTCCCTGGAATTGCCCCTTTAACCACTCTAGGCTCTAATGTCCCCATATGTCCAAGGGGCAGTGCAGGATTACTGCCCCAGACtggttcaaaaaataaaactgggacttccctggtggcacagtggttaagaatccacctgctaatgcaggggacacgggttcgatccctggtctggtaagatcccacatgccgcgaagcaactaagcccgtgtgccacactactgagcatgcactctggagcccgcgagccacaactactgagcccacgtgccgcaactactgaagcccacatgctctagggcctgcgtgctgcaactactgagcccatgtgctgcacctactgaagcctgtgcacctagagcccacgctctgcaacaagagaagccaccgcaatgagaagcccatgcactgcaacaaagagtagcccctgctcgccacaactagggaaagcccatgtgcagcaatgaagacccaacgcatccaaaaaaaaaaaatctatttgcaaAAACAAAAGTCCTACAGAAAATTTAGTTTTATCTACACAACTTGAGTTGTCCCCCTCTCCAGCTGTCCCTCTTGTATAGATGTGTCCATCCATCTCGCAGCATGGGGGATGCTCCCTCGTGCAGGTGCTTTCCAGGGAGTGAACCTTTGCCTGTGATGTTCATCCCATTCTTCCAGGTCTATGGGCTGCTGGATGCCCTGGTGACCGACCTACTGGTCCTGGCTGATGAGCTCAGCCCCAAAGAGAATGTCAAGGAGCCTTTGCGTCTCTGCACCTGACTTGCATGCCTGAGCTGCCTTCTGCGAAACtgcttaaaaaacaaatcaataaagaacCTCTGGGTTCCTACCACTTCCCTTATGCCTCCATGTCTTGAatgtcagatctttttttttttcttttctttgcggtacatgggcctctcccgttgcagagcacaggctccagacgcgcaggctcagcggccatggctcacgggcccagccgctccgcagcatgtgggatcctcccggactggggcacaaacccatgtcccctgcatcagcaggcggactctcaaccactgcgccaccagggaagcccttgaatgtCAGATCTTGATGAAGTCAGGTCCTGGTCCTCCCATGTCCCACCTGCCCTTGGAttcccctcctccccattccTGGAGCCATCCaacaggaggagagagaaacacaGCTGGGGAGGTGATATGTGGGATGAGGAGTGGAAGAGCAAGTTGGCAGCAGGACAAGGAATGAAGCAGGTGACAGGACAGAGAGCATCACCCCTCGTAGCCCCTGCCTCTGGCCTTTGTTGACCTACACTTTTGGGGTCATCTTCCCGGAGCCAGGTCTTCCCAAAGTGTCATCACCAAGAATGACACAGTGTGTGACTAGGAGGGGAACTAGACACCATGGGACCTGGGTCCCTGAGGTCCTCACACTTCCACTGGGTCCAAGGGCCTCGTCCCAGTCCCTGAGGATCATGCTACCACACCCTTAAACCCTAAAGGCCAGATCCCTTTGTCATCAGCCAGAAATTATTCTGGATTCTAGCCTGCTTATCCCCCTCCCCATGCCAAGCCACCTGGCCTCTTTGAGCCATTTTTTCTACCTTAAAAACAGCCTCTGGACTTTCTGCTCCCTCCCTTGCTCAGAGAAATATGAAGTGGATGAGAGATGACTCTTGCAAAGAAACATGCTGTCAGCTCAGACTCAGCACCATAAATTCTCCTCTGTCAGTAATAATCATTCTGGGCCAGGCTGCCTGTACAGAGTGGGCCCCAGGCTCCCAGAGTTTGAAGAACAACTTTGCTAACGGTGGGCTTATGGGCCTTAAATGCTGATGcagcagaagggagagagggagacctGAAGAGTGGCTACAGTCTCCTACCCACTTGGTTTTGCATTTGGTGCTTCTGATAAGGACCTCATGGGCCTCAAGCATCCTCCAGTTGAGACATGGGAGGAGGTTTGGGGAGAGCAGGGCATTCCGATCTGATCCCGTGTCAGAGACGCAGAGAGGGCGCTGTGCCTGAAGTCCTGATGCACCCTTCAGGGTTGCCGAGGGGACCAGATGGAAACCCACGCAAGGCAGTACTCCACCAAAGGGCCAGCCCCAGGGAATGGTGGTGTTGGCTCAGAGGAGGAATATAGGGGTGGGGTGAGTGTTggagcctcccctccccacccttcatTTCCCCTgaggaggcagaggaagggttAACTCACCGCAGAGTGGGAGTGGGTCACCAGCACTGGCTCCAGAGCTGCACCTCCTGGGGACAGCCAGCAGGCAGGCCTCCCACCTCTGAAGGTGCTGCCTGCCTGGCCAGCAGGAAGGGGTTAACGTGCCCTGCACTTCCTCCTGTGTCCTGTTACTGCTGAGGCAGACCTGCCTGGCCAGCTGAGCAACTTTCCTCCTGAGTGCTGTCTGGCGTCCAGAAGACAAGCAGGCAGGAGGCAGAGCAGCCGCCCATTCTGGGGACCCTGAGCCGCCCTTCCGAGGGGTCTGTGCCTCCTGGGAGAGGGTTGGTCTCCAGGACGAGGGTCCGTGGTGGATGGCTCTGGGGATACTCCCGAGGCTGTACCATC is a window encoding:
- the MYCBPAP gene encoding MYCBP-associated protein isoform X2, whose protein sequence is MRKVVSKQSPPKLFEKKRAKVPEQPTPPIQEEPEPVSNVLQGDDILALAIKKEDLRKQHIPRLIETEDKPAITQKLIIRKLKPKDHRKKVCHLVAHPATPDAATKPLDYSGPGDILYGSDQILPHHILGSLQDFKRIAVARGNTQLAELIHTPPCLMTLISAKEEPKQEAPKEEKAHPPWAPPLQHNFLKNWQRHIALRKKQQETLSERLKKPVGELLMHMGETYRKIQEERELLDRTLPTRPDGKCCELTSGFWSQPEYLGDEMMGLVMTKTKTQRGLVEPITHVRKPRSIQVEMGLPAQKDAWYRYTWDRSLFLIYRRKELQSIMAELDFSQQDIDGLEVVGKGRPFSTVTVEDYSVFERSQESSSEDTVHLDLLANYPDVVPMPILGPSLLFCGQPACWIRGSNPEDKRHVGIAVRLTFETLEGEKASSELTVVNNGTVAIWYDWRRRSQLDSFQDLKRNRMQRFYFNNREGVILPGETRKFPFFFKSLNAGIFRECWEFGTHPTLLGGALLQVNLHAVSLTQDIFRDERKLLENKLASHEAVTVVESMLQELLRGILTPERAQSPVDAYLTEEDLFHHRNPRLHYQHQVVQNLHRLWCRYTVLPPKAEEAGPGEEEHLSPRAQPAVAPSAYGEAASMKFGSSVHLKSPALDPQPPRQESEALRDSRHPVGSQKTGLGSQQKSIMEVEGSPDLQSVRSSQELDGLPPPEWNLCLEDFRKVVVALPEENQREDALIRLNKAALELCQEPRPLQSDLLYQMCLQLWRDVIDSLVSHSLWLRALLGLPEKETIYLHMPEAQDRKSPPVTEVKVTSGRVGKEDRKGPSQEKKQLGIKDKDDKKGAKLPPGKEQDHLNSKKHKAKDDKKPMKSTSRDRLPLEDPAPDIIIPAQEPIDPLVMEKYTQRLHTEVRARAWHSALPSLTPALHTFLHSLAPSFILFIPQTVRAYCIVMEAELPL
- the MYCBPAP gene encoding MYCBP-associated protein isoform X5; this translates as MKSLKKESRLRIPTNRFLEAPESVKEKKRAKVPEQPTPPIQEEPEPVSNVLQGDDILALAIKKEDLRKQHIPRLIETEDKPAITQKLIIRKLKPKDHRKKVCHLVAHPATPDAATKPLDYSGPGDILYGSDQILPHHILGSLQDFKRIAVARGNTQLAELIHTPPCLMTLISAKEEPKQEAPKEEKAHPPWAPPLQHNFLKNWQRHIALRKKQQETLSERLKKPVGELLMHMGETYRKIQEERELLDRTLPTRPDGKCCELTSGFWSQPEYLGDEMMGLVMTKTKTQRGLVEPITHVRKPRSIQVEMGLPAQKDAWYRYTWDRSLFLIYRRKELQSIMAELDFSQQDIDGLEVVGKGRPFSTVTVEDYSVFERSQESSSEDTVHLDLLANYPDVVPMPILGPSLLFCGQPACWIRGSNPEDKRHVGIAVRLTFETLEGEKASSELTVVNNGTVAIWYDWRRRSQLDSFQDLKRNRMQRFYFNNREGVILPGETRKFPFFFKSLNAGIFRECWEFGTHPTLLGGALLQVNLHAVSLTQDIFRDERKLLENKLASHEAVTVVESMLQELLRGILTPERAQSPVDAYLTEEDLFHHRNPRLHYQHQVVQNLHRLWCRYTVLPPKAEEAGPGEEEHLSPRAQPAVAPSAYGEAASMKFGSSVHLKSPALDPQPPRQESEALRDSRHPVGSQKTGLGSQQKSIMEVEGSPDLQSVRSSQELDGLPPPEWNLCLEDFRKVVVALPEENQREDALIRLNKAALELCQEPRPLQSDLLYQMCLQLWRDVIDSLVSHSLWLRALLGLPEKETIYLHMPEAQDRKSPPVTEVKVTSGRVGKEDRKGPSQEKKQLGIKDKDDKKGAKLPPGKEQDHLNSKKHKAKDDKKPMKSTSRDRLPLEDPAPDIIIPAQEPIDPLVMEKYTQRLHTEVRARAWHSALPSLTPALHTFLHSLAPSFILFIPQTVRAYCIVMEAELPL